A stretch of Hemicordylus capensis ecotype Gifberg chromosome 9, rHemCap1.1.pri, whole genome shotgun sequence DNA encodes these proteins:
- the LOC128334443 gene encoding chymotrypsinogen A-like, whose protein sequence is MALWFFTCLALFSAAQSCGVPAIQPVLNGYSRIVNGEEAVPGSWPWQVSLQETSGWHFCGGSLVSENWVVTAAHCGVTKSNVVVLGEHDRSSSAEKIQKLAVQKVFTHPDWDPVTVNNDIALIKLATPAQMTDKVSPVCLTDSLDHFRSGDRCATTGWGKTRYNAFTTPSKLQQTVLPLLSNEQCQDYWGSSISDVMICAGAAGSSSCMGDSGGPLVCQRDGIWKLVGIVSWGSSRCSTTTPAVYARVQSLRDWAERTMASN, encoded by the exons ATGGCCTTGTGGTTCTTTACCTGCCTGGCGCTCTTCAGCGCGGCACAGA GCTGCGGCGTCCCAGCAATCCAACCTGTCCTTAACGGCTACAGTCGCATTGTCAACGGAGAAGAAGCAGTCCCTGGATCATGGCCCTGGCAGGTCTCCTTGCAG GAGACGAGCGGGTGGCATTTCTGCGGCGGGTCTCTGGTCAGCGAGAATTGGGTGGTGACGGCGGCCCACTGCGGAGTCAC AAAATCCAATGTCGTGGTGCTTGGAGAACATGACCGCAGCTCCTCGGCAGAGAAAATACAGAAGCTGGCTGTTCAGAAG GTCTTCACCCACCCGGACTGGGACCCCGTCACTGTCAACAATGACATTGCCCTCATCAAGCTGGCCACCCCCGCCCAGATGACCGATAAGGTCTCCCCCGTGTGCCTGACAGACAGCTTGGACCACTTCCGGAGCGGAGACCGTTGTGCCACCACCGGCTGGGGAAAGACCCGCTACAATG CCTTCACCACTCCCAGCAAGCTGCAGCAGACCGTCCTGCCCCTCCTCTCCAACGAGCAATGCCAGGACTACTGGGGCAGCAGCATCTCCGACGTGATGATCTGCGCGGGAGCAGCTGGCTCCTCTTCGTGCATG GGTGACTCCGGCGGACCCCTTGTGTGCCAGCGGGATGGCATCTGGAAGCTGGTGGGCATCGtctcttggggcagcagccgctGCTCAACCACCACACCCGCTGTATACGCCCGGGTTCAAAGCCTCCGCGACTGGGCGGAGCGGACCATGGCCAGTAACTGA
- the BCAR1 gene encoding breast cancer anti-estrogen resistance protein 1 isoform X3, translated as MTVLERNTQGLDGWWLCSLHGRQGIVPGNRLKILVGMLPGPAHGQPQSPPQPQPPPPLQQPAGQTPLAYPAPQGGYTPLSPASQYTPMHPSCLPQEDNVYLVPAPNKAPGGLPHGSGSAGQFQTPPGKQPPAYPKQSPPQGQDVYQVPTGPASPPQDIYQVPPAPAGLGQDIYQVPPSLDGRGWEAPKPQRKVVVPTRVGQVYVYDSPKGEQDEYDVPRHLQEIYDVPPTRGLLSNQCSLEVYNMPTMVVKGPNSRDLAHAQEIYDVPPSVEKGLQVVYDIPPSVSKDVPDGPTREETYDVPPAFCKAKPFDPSRHPLILAQPLAPSAADPYLPEDVYDVPPAASKGVPEAQEIYDVPPGLRKLAGQEVYDVPRELPVGCKDREGDYIYDVPPQADREGKGGDGKRLSASSTGSTRSNLSSSSLDTVPVKEAPDRELPLDQDVAMETLARLQGNVATAVSYLMSFISGSWRSPEQLEAHAAHLQGAAESVRGALRDLLDFARGAVSSAAHTSDRSLYAKLSKQLQKMEEVYQALLRHSQALDGCGWAPSALAPGKAGAPDDLEHLVMCSRGVPDDTKQLASFLHGNASLLFRRTKAPPASLGDGGLADKASSIQSRPLPSPPKFLAQDSPEGQYENHEGGWMEDYDYVHLQGKEEFEKIQKELLEKGNIIRQGKGQLEHQQLKQFERLEQEVTRPIDNDLSNWTPPQHYAHVRGGGSALSASDRQLLLFYLEQCEANLTTLTNAVDAFFTAVSTNQPPKIFVAHSKFVILSAHKLVFIGDTLSRQAQAPEVRHKVTHYSNLLCEMLRGIVATTKAAALQYPSPAAAKDMVERVHALANSTQQFRMVLGQLSAL; from the exons ATGACGGTGCTGGAGCGCAACACGCAGGGCCTGGACGGCTGGTGGCTCTGCTCGCTGCACGGGCGGCAAGGCATCGTCCCCGGCAACCGCCTGAAGATCCTGGTGGGCATGCTGCCCGGGCCGGCCCACGGGCAGCCTCAGTCCCCCCCGCaaccccagccgccgccgccgctgcaaCAGCCGGCAGGGCAGACCCCCCTGGCCTACCCGGCGCCCCAAGGCGGCTACACCCCGCTTTCCCCTGCCTCTCAGTACACGCCTATGcacccctcctgcctgccccaaGAGGACAATGTCTATCTGGTGCCAGCACCAAACAAGGCCCCGGGAGGCCTCCCGCACGGCTCCGGGTCAGCGGGCCAGTTCCAGACTCCCCCGGGGAAGCAGCCGCCCGCCTACCCAAAGCAGAGCCCCCCGCAAGGCCAGGACGTGTACCAAGTGCCCACTGGGCCTGCCAGCCCGCCCCAGGACATTTACCAGGTGCCTCCAGCGCCCGCTGGGCTGGGGCAGGATATCTACCAAGTGCCCCCTTCCCTGGACGGCCGGGGCTGGGAAGCGCCCAAGCCCCAAAGAAAG GTGGTGGTCCCCACACGCGTGGGGCAGGTCTATGTCTACGACTCCCCCAAAGGAGAGCAGGATGAGTACGAcgtcccccgccacctccaggagaTCTATGACGTGCCCCCGACTCGGGGCCTGCTGTCGAACCAATGCAGCCTGGAG GTGTACAATATGCCCACCATGGTGGTGAAGGGCCCCAACAGCCGGGATCTGGCCCATGCCCAAGAGATCTATGACGTGCCCCCCAGTGTGGAGAAAGGCCTGCAAGTG GTGTACGACATCCCCCCGTCGGTCAGCAAGGATGTCCCCGATGGCCCGACGCGGGAGGAGACCTACGACGTGCCCCCGGCCTTCTGCAAGGCCAAGCCCTTTGATCCGTCTCGACACCCGCTGATCCTCGCGCAGCCTCTGGCGCCGTCGGCGGCGGACCCTTACTTGCCCGAAGACGTGTACGATGTCCCGCCGGCGGCCAGCAAAGGGGTGCCGGAGGCCCAGGAGATCTACGACGTCCCGCCTGGGCTGAGGAAGCTGGCCGGCCAAGAGGTGTATGACGTGCCCCGGGAGCTGCCGGTGGGCTGCAAGGACCGGGAGGGCGACTACATCTACGACGTGCCCCCGCAGGCGGACCGGGAGGGCAAGGGCGGCGACGGCAAGCGCCTCTCGGCCTCCAGCACGGGCAGCACCCGCAGCAACCTCTCCAGCTCTTCGCTGGACACGGTGCCGGTCAAGGAGGCCCCCGACCGAGAGCTGCCCCTGGACCAGGACGTTGCCATGGAGACCCTGGCCCGGCTCCAGGGCAACGTCGCCACCGCCGTCTCCTACCTCATGTCCTTCATCAGCGGCAGCTGGCGGAGCCCTGAGCAGCTGGAGGCCCACGCGGCCCACCTCCAGGGGGCGGCCGAGAGCGTCAGGGGGGCGCTCCGGGACCTGCTGGACTTTGCCCGGGGGGCCGTCAGCAGCGCCGCCCACACCTCCGACCGCTCCCTCTACGCCAAGCTCAGCAAGCAGCTGCAGAAGATGGAGGAGGTCTACCAGGCGCTGCTGCGGCACAGCCAGGCCCTGGACGGCTGCGGCTGGGCCCCCAGCGCCCTGGCGCCCGGCAAGGCCGGCGCCCCCGACGACCTGGAGCACCTGGTGATGTGTTCGCGGGGGGTGCCGGACGACACCAAGCAGCTGGCCTCCTTCCTGCACGGCAACGCCTCCTTGCTCTTCCGGCGGACCAAGGCGCCCCCGGCCTCCCTGGGGGACGGCGGCCTGGCCGACAAGGCCAGCAGCATCCAGTCCCGGCCCTTGCCCTCGCCGCCCAAGTTCTTGGCGCAGGACTCGCCCGAGGGGCAGTACGAGAACCACGAGGGCGGCTGGATGGAAGATTACGACTACGTGcacctccag GGCAAGGAGGAGTTTGAGAAGATCCAGAAGGAGCTGCTTGAGAAGGGCAACATCATCCGGCAGGGCAAAGGGCAGCTGGAGCATCAGCAG CTGAAACAGTTTGAAcggctggagcaggaggtgaccCGGCCCATCGACAACGACCTGTCCAACTGGACCCCCCCGCAACACTACGCCCACGTCCGGGGGGGCGGCTCGGCCCTGAGCGCCTCCGACCGGCAGCTGCTGCTCTTCTACCTGGAGCAGTGCGAGGCCAACCTCACCACCCTGACCAACGCCGTGGACGCCTTCTTCACGGCCGTGAGCACCAACCAGCCGCCCAAGATCTTCGTGGCCCACAGCAAGTTCGTCATCCTGAGTGCCCACAAGCTGGTCTTCATCGGGGACACTCTCTCGCGCCAGGCCCAGGCCCCGGAGGTGCGCCACAAGGTCACTCACTACAGCAACCTGCTCTGCGAGATGCTCAGGGGGATCGTGGCCACCACCAAGGCGGCCGCGCTCCAGTACCCCTCCCCCGCGGCGGCCAAGGACATGGTGGAGCGGGTCCACGCGCTCGCCAACAGCACGCAGCAGTTCCGGATGGTGCTGGGGCAGCTCTCGGCCCTGTGA
- the BCAR1 gene encoding breast cancer anti-estrogen resistance protein 1 isoform X1 — MFCSELGALETARFAAGTCQPRTVNVLAKALYDNVAESPDELSFRKGDIMTVLERNTQGLDGWWLCSLHGRQGIVPGNRLKILVGMLPGPAHGQPQSPPQPQPPPPLQQPAGQTPLAYPAPQGGYTPLSPASQYTPMHPSCLPQEDNVYLVPAPNKAPGGLPHGSGSAGQFQTPPGKQPPAYPKQSPPQGQDVYQVPTGPASPPQDIYQVPPAPAGLGQDIYQVPPSLDGRGWEAPKPQRKVVVPTRVGQVYVYDSPKGEQDEYDVPRHLQEIYDVPPTRGLLSNQCSLEVYNMPTMVVKGPNSRDLAHAQEIYDVPPSVEKGLQVVYDIPPSVSKDVPDGPTREETYDVPPAFCKAKPFDPSRHPLILAQPLAPSAADPYLPEDVYDVPPAASKGVPEAQEIYDVPPGLRKLAGQEVYDVPRELPVGCKDREGDYIYDVPPQADREGKGGDGKRLSASSTGSTRSNLSSSSLDTVPVKEAPDRELPLDQDVAMETLARLQGNVATAVSYLMSFISGSWRSPEQLEAHAAHLQGAAESVRGALRDLLDFARGAVSSAAHTSDRSLYAKLSKQLQKMEEVYQALLRHSQALDGCGWAPSALAPGKAGAPDDLEHLVMCSRGVPDDTKQLASFLHGNASLLFRRTKAPPASLGDGGLADKASSIQSRPLPSPPKFLAQDSPEGQYENHEGGWMEDYDYVHLQGKEEFEKIQKELLEKGNIIRQGKGQLEHQQLKQFERLEQEVTRPIDNDLSNWTPPQHYAHVRGGGSALSASDRQLLLFYLEQCEANLTTLTNAVDAFFTAVSTNQPPKIFVAHSKFVILSAHKLVFIGDTLSRQAQAPEVRHKVTHYSNLLCEMLRGIVATTKAAALQYPSPAAAKDMVERVHALANSTQQFRMVLGQLSAL; from the exons atgttctgttccgagctcggcGCACTAGAAACAGCCAGGTTCGCAGCTGGAACATGCCAACCGCGAACCGTT AACGTGCTGGCCAAGGCCCTCTACGACAACGTGGCCGAGTCCCCGGACGAGCTCTCCTTCCGCAAGGGCGACATCATGACGGTGCTGGAGCGCAACACGCAGGGCCTGGACGGCTGGTGGCTCTGCTCGCTGCACGGGCGGCAAGGCATCGTCCCCGGCAACCGCCTGAAGATCCTGGTGGGCATGCTGCCCGGGCCGGCCCACGGGCAGCCTCAGTCCCCCCCGCaaccccagccgccgccgccgctgcaaCAGCCGGCAGGGCAGACCCCCCTGGCCTACCCGGCGCCCCAAGGCGGCTACACCCCGCTTTCCCCTGCCTCTCAGTACACGCCTATGcacccctcctgcctgccccaaGAGGACAATGTCTATCTGGTGCCAGCACCAAACAAGGCCCCGGGAGGCCTCCCGCACGGCTCCGGGTCAGCGGGCCAGTTCCAGACTCCCCCGGGGAAGCAGCCGCCCGCCTACCCAAAGCAGAGCCCCCCGCAAGGCCAGGACGTGTACCAAGTGCCCACTGGGCCTGCCAGCCCGCCCCAGGACATTTACCAGGTGCCTCCAGCGCCCGCTGGGCTGGGGCAGGATATCTACCAAGTGCCCCCTTCCCTGGACGGCCGGGGCTGGGAAGCGCCCAAGCCCCAAAGAAAG GTGGTGGTCCCCACACGCGTGGGGCAGGTCTATGTCTACGACTCCCCCAAAGGAGAGCAGGATGAGTACGAcgtcccccgccacctccaggagaTCTATGACGTGCCCCCGACTCGGGGCCTGCTGTCGAACCAATGCAGCCTGGAG GTGTACAATATGCCCACCATGGTGGTGAAGGGCCCCAACAGCCGGGATCTGGCCCATGCCCAAGAGATCTATGACGTGCCCCCCAGTGTGGAGAAAGGCCTGCAAGTG GTGTACGACATCCCCCCGTCGGTCAGCAAGGATGTCCCCGATGGCCCGACGCGGGAGGAGACCTACGACGTGCCCCCGGCCTTCTGCAAGGCCAAGCCCTTTGATCCGTCTCGACACCCGCTGATCCTCGCGCAGCCTCTGGCGCCGTCGGCGGCGGACCCTTACTTGCCCGAAGACGTGTACGATGTCCCGCCGGCGGCCAGCAAAGGGGTGCCGGAGGCCCAGGAGATCTACGACGTCCCGCCTGGGCTGAGGAAGCTGGCCGGCCAAGAGGTGTATGACGTGCCCCGGGAGCTGCCGGTGGGCTGCAAGGACCGGGAGGGCGACTACATCTACGACGTGCCCCCGCAGGCGGACCGGGAGGGCAAGGGCGGCGACGGCAAGCGCCTCTCGGCCTCCAGCACGGGCAGCACCCGCAGCAACCTCTCCAGCTCTTCGCTGGACACGGTGCCGGTCAAGGAGGCCCCCGACCGAGAGCTGCCCCTGGACCAGGACGTTGCCATGGAGACCCTGGCCCGGCTCCAGGGCAACGTCGCCACCGCCGTCTCCTACCTCATGTCCTTCATCAGCGGCAGCTGGCGGAGCCCTGAGCAGCTGGAGGCCCACGCGGCCCACCTCCAGGGGGCGGCCGAGAGCGTCAGGGGGGCGCTCCGGGACCTGCTGGACTTTGCCCGGGGGGCCGTCAGCAGCGCCGCCCACACCTCCGACCGCTCCCTCTACGCCAAGCTCAGCAAGCAGCTGCAGAAGATGGAGGAGGTCTACCAGGCGCTGCTGCGGCACAGCCAGGCCCTGGACGGCTGCGGCTGGGCCCCCAGCGCCCTGGCGCCCGGCAAGGCCGGCGCCCCCGACGACCTGGAGCACCTGGTGATGTGTTCGCGGGGGGTGCCGGACGACACCAAGCAGCTGGCCTCCTTCCTGCACGGCAACGCCTCCTTGCTCTTCCGGCGGACCAAGGCGCCCCCGGCCTCCCTGGGGGACGGCGGCCTGGCCGACAAGGCCAGCAGCATCCAGTCCCGGCCCTTGCCCTCGCCGCCCAAGTTCTTGGCGCAGGACTCGCCCGAGGGGCAGTACGAGAACCACGAGGGCGGCTGGATGGAAGATTACGACTACGTGcacctccag GGCAAGGAGGAGTTTGAGAAGATCCAGAAGGAGCTGCTTGAGAAGGGCAACATCATCCGGCAGGGCAAAGGGCAGCTGGAGCATCAGCAG CTGAAACAGTTTGAAcggctggagcaggaggtgaccCGGCCCATCGACAACGACCTGTCCAACTGGACCCCCCCGCAACACTACGCCCACGTCCGGGGGGGCGGCTCGGCCCTGAGCGCCTCCGACCGGCAGCTGCTGCTCTTCTACCTGGAGCAGTGCGAGGCCAACCTCACCACCCTGACCAACGCCGTGGACGCCTTCTTCACGGCCGTGAGCACCAACCAGCCGCCCAAGATCTTCGTGGCCCACAGCAAGTTCGTCATCCTGAGTGCCCACAAGCTGGTCTTCATCGGGGACACTCTCTCGCGCCAGGCCCAGGCCCCGGAGGTGCGCCACAAGGTCACTCACTACAGCAACCTGCTCTGCGAGATGCTCAGGGGGATCGTGGCCACCACCAAGGCGGCCGCGCTCCAGTACCCCTCCCCCGCGGCGGCCAAGGACATGGTGGAGCGGGTCCACGCGCTCGCCAACAGCACGCAGCAGTTCCGGATGGTGCTGGGGCAGCTCTCGGCCCTGTGA
- the BCAR1 gene encoding breast cancer anti-estrogen resistance protein 1 isoform X2 — MNYLNVLAKALYDNVAESPDELSFRKGDIMTVLERNTQGLDGWWLCSLHGRQGIVPGNRLKILVGMLPGPAHGQPQSPPQPQPPPPLQQPAGQTPLAYPAPQGGYTPLSPASQYTPMHPSCLPQEDNVYLVPAPNKAPGGLPHGSGSAGQFQTPPGKQPPAYPKQSPPQGQDVYQVPTGPASPPQDIYQVPPAPAGLGQDIYQVPPSLDGRGWEAPKPQRKVVVPTRVGQVYVYDSPKGEQDEYDVPRHLQEIYDVPPTRGLLSNQCSLEVYNMPTMVVKGPNSRDLAHAQEIYDVPPSVEKGLQVVYDIPPSVSKDVPDGPTREETYDVPPAFCKAKPFDPSRHPLILAQPLAPSAADPYLPEDVYDVPPAASKGVPEAQEIYDVPPGLRKLAGQEVYDVPRELPVGCKDREGDYIYDVPPQADREGKGGDGKRLSASSTGSTRSNLSSSSLDTVPVKEAPDRELPLDQDVAMETLARLQGNVATAVSYLMSFISGSWRSPEQLEAHAAHLQGAAESVRGALRDLLDFARGAVSSAAHTSDRSLYAKLSKQLQKMEEVYQALLRHSQALDGCGWAPSALAPGKAGAPDDLEHLVMCSRGVPDDTKQLASFLHGNASLLFRRTKAPPASLGDGGLADKASSIQSRPLPSPPKFLAQDSPEGQYENHEGGWMEDYDYVHLQGKEEFEKIQKELLEKGNIIRQGKGQLEHQQLKQFERLEQEVTRPIDNDLSNWTPPQHYAHVRGGGSALSASDRQLLLFYLEQCEANLTTLTNAVDAFFTAVSTNQPPKIFVAHSKFVILSAHKLVFIGDTLSRQAQAPEVRHKVTHYSNLLCEMLRGIVATTKAAALQYPSPAAAKDMVERVHALANSTQQFRMVLGQLSAL, encoded by the exons AACGTGCTGGCCAAGGCCCTCTACGACAACGTGGCCGAGTCCCCGGACGAGCTCTCCTTCCGCAAGGGCGACATCATGACGGTGCTGGAGCGCAACACGCAGGGCCTGGACGGCTGGTGGCTCTGCTCGCTGCACGGGCGGCAAGGCATCGTCCCCGGCAACCGCCTGAAGATCCTGGTGGGCATGCTGCCCGGGCCGGCCCACGGGCAGCCTCAGTCCCCCCCGCaaccccagccgccgccgccgctgcaaCAGCCGGCAGGGCAGACCCCCCTGGCCTACCCGGCGCCCCAAGGCGGCTACACCCCGCTTTCCCCTGCCTCTCAGTACACGCCTATGcacccctcctgcctgccccaaGAGGACAATGTCTATCTGGTGCCAGCACCAAACAAGGCCCCGGGAGGCCTCCCGCACGGCTCCGGGTCAGCGGGCCAGTTCCAGACTCCCCCGGGGAAGCAGCCGCCCGCCTACCCAAAGCAGAGCCCCCCGCAAGGCCAGGACGTGTACCAAGTGCCCACTGGGCCTGCCAGCCCGCCCCAGGACATTTACCAGGTGCCTCCAGCGCCCGCTGGGCTGGGGCAGGATATCTACCAAGTGCCCCCTTCCCTGGACGGCCGGGGCTGGGAAGCGCCCAAGCCCCAAAGAAAG GTGGTGGTCCCCACACGCGTGGGGCAGGTCTATGTCTACGACTCCCCCAAAGGAGAGCAGGATGAGTACGAcgtcccccgccacctccaggagaTCTATGACGTGCCCCCGACTCGGGGCCTGCTGTCGAACCAATGCAGCCTGGAG GTGTACAATATGCCCACCATGGTGGTGAAGGGCCCCAACAGCCGGGATCTGGCCCATGCCCAAGAGATCTATGACGTGCCCCCCAGTGTGGAGAAAGGCCTGCAAGTG GTGTACGACATCCCCCCGTCGGTCAGCAAGGATGTCCCCGATGGCCCGACGCGGGAGGAGACCTACGACGTGCCCCCGGCCTTCTGCAAGGCCAAGCCCTTTGATCCGTCTCGACACCCGCTGATCCTCGCGCAGCCTCTGGCGCCGTCGGCGGCGGACCCTTACTTGCCCGAAGACGTGTACGATGTCCCGCCGGCGGCCAGCAAAGGGGTGCCGGAGGCCCAGGAGATCTACGACGTCCCGCCTGGGCTGAGGAAGCTGGCCGGCCAAGAGGTGTATGACGTGCCCCGGGAGCTGCCGGTGGGCTGCAAGGACCGGGAGGGCGACTACATCTACGACGTGCCCCCGCAGGCGGACCGGGAGGGCAAGGGCGGCGACGGCAAGCGCCTCTCGGCCTCCAGCACGGGCAGCACCCGCAGCAACCTCTCCAGCTCTTCGCTGGACACGGTGCCGGTCAAGGAGGCCCCCGACCGAGAGCTGCCCCTGGACCAGGACGTTGCCATGGAGACCCTGGCCCGGCTCCAGGGCAACGTCGCCACCGCCGTCTCCTACCTCATGTCCTTCATCAGCGGCAGCTGGCGGAGCCCTGAGCAGCTGGAGGCCCACGCGGCCCACCTCCAGGGGGCGGCCGAGAGCGTCAGGGGGGCGCTCCGGGACCTGCTGGACTTTGCCCGGGGGGCCGTCAGCAGCGCCGCCCACACCTCCGACCGCTCCCTCTACGCCAAGCTCAGCAAGCAGCTGCAGAAGATGGAGGAGGTCTACCAGGCGCTGCTGCGGCACAGCCAGGCCCTGGACGGCTGCGGCTGGGCCCCCAGCGCCCTGGCGCCCGGCAAGGCCGGCGCCCCCGACGACCTGGAGCACCTGGTGATGTGTTCGCGGGGGGTGCCGGACGACACCAAGCAGCTGGCCTCCTTCCTGCACGGCAACGCCTCCTTGCTCTTCCGGCGGACCAAGGCGCCCCCGGCCTCCCTGGGGGACGGCGGCCTGGCCGACAAGGCCAGCAGCATCCAGTCCCGGCCCTTGCCCTCGCCGCCCAAGTTCTTGGCGCAGGACTCGCCCGAGGGGCAGTACGAGAACCACGAGGGCGGCTGGATGGAAGATTACGACTACGTGcacctccag GGCAAGGAGGAGTTTGAGAAGATCCAGAAGGAGCTGCTTGAGAAGGGCAACATCATCCGGCAGGGCAAAGGGCAGCTGGAGCATCAGCAG CTGAAACAGTTTGAAcggctggagcaggaggtgaccCGGCCCATCGACAACGACCTGTCCAACTGGACCCCCCCGCAACACTACGCCCACGTCCGGGGGGGCGGCTCGGCCCTGAGCGCCTCCGACCGGCAGCTGCTGCTCTTCTACCTGGAGCAGTGCGAGGCCAACCTCACCACCCTGACCAACGCCGTGGACGCCTTCTTCACGGCCGTGAGCACCAACCAGCCGCCCAAGATCTTCGTGGCCCACAGCAAGTTCGTCATCCTGAGTGCCCACAAGCTGGTCTTCATCGGGGACACTCTCTCGCGCCAGGCCCAGGCCCCGGAGGTGCGCCACAAGGTCACTCACTACAGCAACCTGCTCTGCGAGATGCTCAGGGGGATCGTGGCCACCACCAAGGCGGCCGCGCTCCAGTACCCCTCCCCCGCGGCGGCCAAGGACATGGTGGAGCGGGTCCACGCGCTCGCCAACAGCACGCAGCAGTTCCGGATGGTGCTGGGGCAGCTCTCGGCCCTGTGA